The Dermacentor silvarum isolate Dsil-2018 chromosome 7, BIME_Dsil_1.4, whole genome shotgun sequence genomic sequence cgtggtgtcaattcaacagcaagtaatacccatagtgaagcaatataagtacctcggcgtacacataaacgaaggaaagaattactcaagcaaccaccaagataatcttaaaataaaggggaagcggaatgcagcaataatgaaacacagagcactgtggggccacaataagtatgaggtggtgcgtggaatctggaaaggagtaatggtgccagcgctaacattcgcaaatgccattatatgcttaaaatcggatatattggcgggtttggaagttaaccaaagatcagtaggccggttggctttgggagcacacggtaatacgacaaatgaggcagtgcagggtgacatgggttgggcctcttttgaagtcagagaagcacaaagcaaaattagttttgaagaaaggctcaggaacatggatgaaaataaatgggcggctaaagtgcacaagtatctctacatgaaaagcgtggacacagaatggaggaagaggtcaaggaagttggcaaccaagtacaggataatcgaaactgtaaatagacaaccaggggtcatcagaaagaaagtgagagaaatagagaccgtgaattggatgcaaagaatggaaacgaaaaggacaatggagatttacaagaatgagaagagaaaaaaattagaagggaaaatctgtacgataacacaaagcgcagtgccttggtatttgaggctcgagccggttgcctaaggacgaaaacatatcggaacaaatattcggaactagatgagacatgtgtatgctgcagtaaagatccagacaccactcagcacatcctaatggaatgcgacgggatccacccagcgagaaccgtaggtaacgtgcaactcccagaagcgcttgggtttaaagtggaaggaaacataaacagatcagccgtagagataagcaagagacgattagagtactggtggaaaaaaagcagggaaaagatggatacgacctgatctcttaaaatcataggcagcggtacaaggtaaaattttgaaaaagaatattaatgagaggtatacaaaaatgctagataaagaacatgtatagtatacctgattaaatcaagcaggctaggtgactatttgtcgccgccccgtttcaaaggggatgccaataaatcatcatcatcatcatcatcatgctgccATACACCATTCCCGTAGCCACGGATTCCGCAAACGCTAATGCATCTACGGACAAGTTAAATTGGTTTATTCACCCAGAAAAATCCGTAGGGAATGTGCGCCTTCCAGTAGCGTAGTCATTCAAACAGGATGAAGTCGTTAACTATGCAGCTGTCTAAATAATCAAGAGACGTTTGTAGtgttggtggaaaaaagcagcgAAGTGAATGATAGAACCGGGGTCGTTACAGGTCAATCTAGCCGTAGAATATAGGTATAGAGGTTTTAATAAAGAAAGAAGCAATCAAGGAGAAGTAGGCAACACCCTAGACGGCGATATGTCGTAAAAACCCATTATATCAAAAAGACTAGGAGACAGTCTGTCCCCCCTTGAACAGACGGCATGAATGGTTTAAATTGGACTATTTAGTAaacaaaggggatgccaataaaatagTCGTCagcatcatcataatcatcctcATTTGCCATTCAGAGTGTTCGGAAGGCGATAATCCATAAAGGGTAATGCGCTTACATACAAGCCAGAACTCTctacaccgaaaaaaaaaaaacctagcgCAGATCGTGAACTGCCACTCTGTTAAGTGAAATGGAGGTAAGGACGTCAAGTAATTGATATGGCGGGGTTCATTTGTTCAAGATGTCAAAAGTTCTAATTAAGAGAATGGAAATTTTCCTTTCTGAAGTGGGAATATTTTCTAGTTATAGTTGAAAAAGTGGTGAAACCATTAAAAAATACTACTGGACTTGTCGGCAATGTTTGTAAAAATATTATAGCATGTGGGAACGAATGTCTCTAAACAATTTCTCAATTTTATTTTCTGTTGCAGTTAAATGTTTGTTATAGCGGATTGGTAGTTTATAataaaattcgtgctgtcacacGTTGTAAGAGCTCCCCTTGAACAGGAGGCATGGATGGTTTCAATTCAAGTATTTAGTAAAATAAAAGTGGCCACTCTGCCTTCACTATCGACGTGTATGGTACGAAACACGGtgccaatagaaaaaaaaaaacgacatgtAGCACGAACACTGGAAAACGACGCTTAATTGTAACCATTGCATTACGTTTCTTCAAGCAACCAGACCCCTAAACCCTCTCACCTATTTGGCCGTATATAATCGGTAGTAGCTATCATGAGAAAGTCTTAGGTTGGTCAATGATTCTGCGTATCGCCTGATCTGATCTCATGGTCAGCTGCTGGTGACAGCAATATAATGCATACGGTGAGCTATACCACGTTCTAAACAGCAATAGACCCAAAATATCCGGTAATTACTACAAAAGTGTAATAAGGCAATCTGATACAAACACCAGTGTAATATCATGCTTATAAGGCTCCGATCCACTGAGTGCTTTCGTCCTCGCTGGTCTCTTGGCAAAATATGCGCTAAAAATACAAAAGAAGCGGATGCCCGACAATCTAGGGCAAACAGCCTTCGTTAACAACAATGAAAATCGTGTTATGTTTGTTGCAGCAGAAAAAACGAAGCGGTGCCCCCGGCCTTGTCGTCAACCTCGGAGCGCACCGCTGCAAAAAACCACCATTGTGCACTCCTGATGGCCAGCTGCGGATTCCTCGCTCTCCTCAGCTTCCTGGTTATCTTCCTTTCGCGCTGGCATCAGCGCACTGAGAGCCACTCCGCGCTCTGCGACACGGAAGACTGCCGTGCCCACGCATCACTGCTTACTAAGCATCTTAACTGGACGCTGGACCCCTGCGAGGACTTTCAAGCGTTCGTTTGCTCGGCGGTGCGCTCATCCTCCGACCACGGCGAGATCTTTAAGACGGTCATGGACAGACTGCGGCTTTCATGGCTCCAGAGACTGCAGGATATTCTAGTTGGTGGTTCGCTAAAGATTCCTGTCGGGAGGAAGGCGCTCGCTATGTACAGCAGGTGCCGGGACAAGTACCCGTCGGACAAGCCTGATTCGCCTCTTTTCCTCAATTTTATCAGGCAGCAAGGATGGAATTGGCCCAGACCGCCGGGACAATTTGAACCGCCACTACAATTCGCCATCAAGCTTGCCTATGTGTGGCAAACGCCGTTTTGGATGTCTGTAAGTGTGCTGGAGGTCGCGGGTCAATCTTCGTCAGCTACGAGGCTGAGGGTCCAAATCCGGCCGAGCATGCTTGTTCCCGTACTGCTCCACCACCACCAGATCGCCAGACCCGTTTACGATACGTACTGGGATCTGTATCTTTCCCACATGTATCCGGACAACACTACGAGACCCAACATCAGCAAAACTGCTGTCGACGAGATCCGCGACCTTGAGGAGCAAATACTCCGCACCTTGAACTCGTTGGTCAACTACGCGTCGCCAAAGCCGACGGTGTTCTCCTTCGGCAATATATCGGCCTACGTTCCGAACGCCTCCGCTCTGCAATGGCTTCGATGTTTCCAGCATTCCATCATCCTCAGCCGACAGCTAAGCTCCGATGATGAAATCGTCGTCAGCAATGTCCGCCTGCTCCTGATGGTCAGCAGTTTTCTCGAAAAGTACGATGTTGGGAAGCTGAACATGCATCTGACGTGGCTTCTCGTGCAGTACTACGGTCCCGTGGCGGATTATCGCATGCTCGTCGACCACTACGGCAGTACGCAGAAGGCGGCGGCTTACTTGCCCGTGTTCTGCGGCCATCAGGTCGAAGCATCCTACAAGATTCTTCTTGCTGCGCTCGACCTGGTCTTCCGGTTCAATGCGCGGGACATCAACACCATCAACGACGGCTTCGACGACTTGGTTTCAACAGCTGTCCAAAAGGTCAACGCTTCAGACTGGATTGACGATGAGAGCAAGGCGCAATTAACCGAGAAGATCTTCGATGTGAAGAAGTCACTGTGGCCCCCCGACGCTTTCGTGAACGCTGACTTGCTCGAGCAGCTCTACGGTAGGTTCGCCGAAAATGCTACGAGTTTCGCGGCCCTATGGATGACCACGAGAATGGCTGCGAACATAATAATGATGCGAAGTCAATATAAGGAGGTGAGGAACCTGCCTTGGAACAGTCTGCCTGCCTACCTTAACTACGATTACGCCTCGAACACCATGGAACTGGCAACTGCCACCATAGCAGCACCGCTGTACTATCCGAAGGGGTCGAAAGCAATGCTGTACGGTGGTCTCCTGTTCCTCATGGTGACCCACTTGGTTCGTGCATTCGACAATGAAGGCGTGCACGTGGACGCCCAATGGATCCAAGGTCGGCAGCATCATGTCCAATGAGAGCCTGTTCGAATATCACCGTAGGGATCGATGCCTCGACGATGGTGTAGAGCACAGCCTCTTCCCGGAAGTGTCTGCTTTTGAGATTGCCTACACCGCCATGAAGCAGTCTCACGTTCGAGACGGTAGCGCGCCCCTGGGGCTTAGCGCTGACCTGTcggaagacaaggtcttcttcaTGACGCTGTGTTATATTTCGTGCGGCATATCAAGTAGAAAGAGCTCCCATAATTTCGACTGTAACAAGGTGGCGAGGAATTCCAGAGCTTTCGCTAAAGCTTTCCAGTGCCCTACAGTTTCCAAGATGAACCCCGTGAAGAAATGCAACTTTTTTGGTGGATAAAGACGTGAATTGTCGCAGATGTGAAAGATACGAGTGGCTACATAATGTGTGGACAAAAATATCTTGTTTTGGATATAATTGAGTTCAACTTATTCGTAATTATTGACAGATTTTCGTGAACTTTTTTGTGATTCTATCTTTCTGGAATTTGAACTTGCGCTTATTGCATTAGTTGATCCATTCTTCTGGTAATGCCTGTAAAGCACGCAGACGACGCCGAGGGCTCTAATGACAGGATTCTTCAACGTTTATTCACCTATGCATTTCGTTCTGAACGCTGTGTACGTTGCAAATGGCCAGTGCCGTTGGACAAGTCTAATTGAATTACTGAACTTTACTAAATCAGCACTGCATCCACCGAGACATTGCGGAACGACACGCACGTTATTCTGGTTTTCGCTTCCAAGTAACCTAACGTGAAATTTCACGTTTGCCGACAGCATCGACGCCAGGAAACATCGTTTCCTTTTAGCAGTGCGCAAAGGAAATATTTTAGGGAATAGACATGAAGCTCCTCTATCGCAAGCTTGCGTGTTGAGAAATAGGGTATCTATCGCAAATTATCCGCTGCTCCAGTTGCCTTAATATTCATGTTCTCCGCGCAGTATCATTTCAGGAGCTGCTGTGAATTATATGTCATTTCTAACTGAATGTTCGCCTCGCTGCGATTGCGACCGGTAAAACCATTCGGCGTGTACAAGACCTGTCACAGTGACGTGTGCGTGATTCGGACAGGCTTATCTACTCTCCCTTCGCGTCTTATTGAAGTGAATTGTTTTTCGCAGTTTATCGTACTTGTTCTTGTTCCTTCCTTGTCTGTTCAACGTTCCATTTGATTATTCGTCAAATGTTGAGGCGACTGCACAAGTGCTTGAAGTACTCTGCACTTTCTGTAATGCATGAACACCCAATACAACCGTCCTTTTTCTGAATATTGCTTTGCTCTGCTTTTGAACAGTAAGAACTTAAGAAAGTGGACGAAAGGACGGACGTCGCCATAATTTTACTGGTGAGCGCACTGCATGCGTTAAGCGCACGTTATTTCTGGCCCACAAACGGCAAGTTGTGAGACGTGTCTGTAATACAACAGTATTTTGGAGCTGTACAGCAAACATGAAGGCGTGCGAAGAATATGGAAAGAAGCAATGGCCccagcgctaacgtttgcaaatACCACTTTGCACTTGAAATCAGAAATTCTGTCGGGTGTCAATGTTTAGATATCTAAAGAGCGGCGGGCCGATTGGCTTTGAGGACCCATTGTAAACCGTAATGACACGGGGTTGATGACATGGGGTAGCGTGACATCTTATGAAGTCGGAAAAGCGAAGTAAAAATTTTTTCACGAGAAATTCATTGATGTGGATAAAGGAAAATCCGGCAGAACCAATCTCGCCATGAATGTCCACGGTAATGCGATTAACGTTCAAGCAGAATTTCTTTCAATTACTGGATACGACCACCGTTAAGCCGTCCTGAAATAATTTTCATCTCTGATCCAGAACaatttttcccgttcattggcacaggtttcatacaccacaggtAATATTTGTGAAAACATTACTTGAGCCACTATATAGGTAAATTCACTATGTGCTTCCTAATACGCATGGAAATGCCCCGGAAATCAGGTACGATGACATTTTTCCAAACCATGCGAAACTACTACCTTACGACATCTTAAAAATAGACACCAAATCGGGCAACCTTAAAGACAAAGGTCGGTCGACTGTAGGACAAAATATACCAATGCCAGTTTTTTCTTCGCACTGTGATGCATCTGTCGCAATGATGTTTGTTGCTGGAGTGCTTCGATGGTCTTGTAATATGCCGtttataatgaagaaatgaagcgaattacatcccgggctgagcgatcatcatcacgaggagaaggcacgagacCGGCGTTCGAACACCACCTCTCCCTGCTCTCCCTGTGTattgttccgagctaccgcctgtttgttggactcgcccaataaaccccTTTACATTTGGTGGATCGTGCTGGGTACGCCCATCCCCGGCACATCCACCAAATGTAAAggggtttattgggcgagtccacAAACAGGTGATGAGACTGCCCATGGACTTCTCTCTCCTTTGCTTtcgcgacatatatatatatatatatatatatatattatatatatattatatatatatatacgtcttcTCTAAGCTGTCCTATCGACTTTCTACCTCTATCACGTGACCAACTTCCCACACATCACTCACATACACTTTTATCCACTTTGACAATCATAATACTACAGCATTAAGAAATGTTTGTCGCTGATGAGCGGCACGTAACCATTGGGACATAACCAGTGAGCAAAGTTGAGGTGAAAGAAGTTAGACGCAGACAAAGCTAACGCGCTCTGGTTGAAGCTCGTAAAGAAAGCTAATCGCAATAATACTGACTCAAATGCTTTAAGAGCATTCACGGTAGCATAATGCATATCAATGTATCAGGTGGGGCTGGGGTTCATGTGGCAATGTTACACCGTAAAGATTTTGTGCCATTGGCACTGTATGCGCCCATTTCCGAAACCAAGAATGCTTTTGTGTGTGCATCTTCCGCCACAGCGATGTTCGGAAAAGGACTCCCTGACACACGCTTGGTCGTTCCAACCTAAGTGTTCGGAAAGGGCCTCTTCCCCATGATATGTGCTTAGCAGTTTACATGAGAAGTTACAGACGTGGGTCTGATTTATGCCTTTGATTTCTTTGGTAACTCTGTTTCATTATTCTCCTACAAGTAAGTAAAAACGGTATGCTCGATAAGTCAGCCAACCGGCGCGCCCCTAAGAAACAGTGAAACTTGTAACGGGGCTGGTTACATGTACCTACCTTAGAAATCAAAGAATGCCCGGCTTTGGGGTCCGAATGCTGAACAAGGGATCAGTAAACTCCTTTATCCATTTGGCTACGAAGGACGAAGTTTGAATCACCAGTCAAAGAAGGGTATCAATTATTGCTTCACACACCTTTTTAATAGAAAGTGTAGAAAAGTTGATTGAAGTTTGATTAagaattatttctttcttcaatCCGGCACAAAAAATATTAAATTGCACCTCGGGAGAAAATATAGAAGCATAACTCGCTAGCCAATCTTTGCAAAACTTGACAAAAAACTCATACATGCTCAATTCATACTCATCTCAATATGTATTGCTGGTAAAACAGCAACTCTCTCTTTAAAGGACAATATGGTTGTCGTGATTAATACTGGTACATCTGGACACAACGTCTGCAAAATGTATTCCTAGATCTTCGCCACCGATGAGTGCCGCGAGGCGATCAACGTGCCATGAAATTGCACCACCACCACGCATGCATTCAAGTTGCCGAGGAGTCGCTCATTAAGTTGTTGTTCGCCCTTTTCATTCCATGTTTCGTTTATTAAAGTGATAGAAGACGTCTCCAAAACGGCTCTGCCACAATTCCCTCAAAATCTCCCTGTGTTGCCTAGAGCGTACTAAACGAAGTACTGTAAATGAATTATATGTAAGTTAAAGTTTATTCGCTGGCATATTCATACCTGCAGCTTCGTGACAACATATTGTTTGCGTGTAACCGCGAAATGTAGCCCAGATAGCCGCATATACTTCTTGTAATATATGTTACGTTTTGTTGCTCCTTGGCCCCTCTATGTTTGTGGTTGATATAGGCATCCCTAAAATATCATATATGCAGTAAAAACACCGAAGTTCTGAAGCCAACCTTCCAATAACATAACACACTTTATTTTTGTAAACTTGAGTCGGCCAGTTTATTCTTGAGGCCGTCTTGCGTGAGCGCTTCTATTGAGCTTGGCATTATTGGCCTACTAACTCCTATTTGCTGTGCCTCCAAGCTGCAGCCAGCATTTTCCCACTGGCACTGCATATTTGGGTTTCAGCATGACTGGGAATTACCTACAGCATGAGTGTATAGCCTTATTTTCAGGTATGAAGCTTTatttttcattgacagctgaaAGAGCTCGCCTTCTCTGATTCATCAGGAAATTGCGGTCATACGACGGGACTCCCGTGCCAAACGTCTCAGAGCTCAGGCTTGCACAACTGAATGTGGTATTTCTATGCGCATGTCCATGGTATAATGGGCAGTGCATGGGGCCACTGGGCTGAGGAATTTGGGTTCAAAAGCAAGCGGTGGAGCATGTTTCGTTTACTGGAGTCAAGCGATAGTGGGCAGCTAGCAGCCCATCAAAGTGGGATTAGTAGGCTAAGAATGTCAATCGCTTCGTTGAAAAGAGCATGTTTTGCGCCTTCTAACGAACGTTTTCGTACATCCGCGCAACATCCCACGGTTTGTCATTTCATGGCAGTGACGCTTTATGTCATGAAAACGTCAAGAGACTGTCAACCACACTGCGTCTTAGGAAGACAAATTGATAGTTTTGGGAGAATTTCCGAATGGCACCCGTCTCGTCAAGCCATCAGGGCCAGTTATTCGGGATAATAAGCCTTAACCGTCAGCATCGCAAAATTAGCTTGTGGTTCATCCCCTAATAGAGAAGCTGCAGTAATGAGTGCGTAGTTCTTTAACGCTATAAAAACCGTTCCCACTTGGCATACTGTCAATAACAAAAAAGGCATTCATTGCAGGACCGATGTCATTAGTTGTAGGGATTCCAGTATAACGTAGATGTACGGAGGTATTTATTTTACCAACAATATATGATCTGCACACTGAAGGCGTGTTTACCTAACCGAATAATGTGAGGGAGATTTTAACGGGCAGTAATTACGAGTTGTGCATACATATTTGCAGAAAGTTGTCCCCGCATAATTCGTAATTCTTCGTTTATTCCATGTGCTGATGGCGTCAAGATTTTTAAAGAAATtcatactgttgatgactgtcgcatcctgcagtctagtcctttttttttctttcctaaatggaatttttttcttttccttgaatgctgctaagaccaaagtaatgactcacacgcaaaacagcaagcgtttatttttatttttctgtagaTAATGTACCCTTGTGTAAGGTgtgtgagatcaatgatctcggtgtttATTTTGATACCACTTTGCACTTTTTGCTCACACTAGACGTCTTGGGATGCGGGATATGCGCTCTCTTGGCTTTGTTTTCAGACTAGCGAtggaattcaattctcctacaccgttccgcaagttctACACAACAATCTGGCTTcgtcaactcgaatacgcgttcgtcgtctggaatggcatttctagatccattCCAGACGACTTTATAGGTCGGGCCCAGAAAAAGTTCCTAAGCCAATTTCATGAGCACTTTGCTGCACACGGGCACTAGACCTTGTTCTAGCACTCTTGGATTATTGTCAGTGCCCTTATTTCGCTGCTGACCTAATTGCGCTGACCTTAATTGTGTTTCGTTTCAAACTACTTCACGGTATCCTCgcctgccccgaactcctcagttgtatcatgtttcgcaTGTCGCGCTAGATCACCAGGGAACATAGACATTTCCATtctcctgcctgtcatcaccagcACTCAATGGTCCACAGAATACCGAGTCTTTATAATACTTA encodes the following:
- the LOC119458874 gene encoding endothelin-converting enzyme 1-like; translated protein: MASCGFLALLSFLVIFLSRWHQRTESHSALCDTEDCRAHASLLTKHLNWTLDPCEDFQAFVCSAVRSSSDHGEIFKTVMDRLRLSWLQRLQDILVGGSLKIPVGRKALAMYSRCRDKYPSDKPDSPLFLNFIRQQGWNWPRPPGQFEPPLQFAIKLAYVWQTPFWMSVSVLEVAGQSSSATRLRVQIRPSMLVPVLLHHHQIARPVYDTYWDLYLSHMYPDNTTRPNISKTAVDEIRDLEEQILRTLNSLVNYASPKPTVFSFGNISAYVPNASALQWLRCFQHSIILSRQLSSDDEIVVSNVRLLLMVSSFLEKYDVGKLNMHLTWLLVQYYGPVADYRMLVDHYGSTQKAAAYLPVFCGHQVEASYKILLAALDLVFRFNARDINTINDGFDDLVSTAVQKVNASDWIDDESKAQLTEKIFDVKKSLWPPDAFVNADLLEQLYGRFAENATSFAALWMTTRMAANIIMMRSQYKEVRNLPWNSLPAYLNYDYASNTMELATATIAAPLYYPKGSKAMLYGGLLFLMVTHLVRAFDNEGVHVDAQWIQGRQHHVQ